One stretch of Miscanthus floridulus cultivar M001 chromosome 18, ASM1932011v1, whole genome shotgun sequence DNA includes these proteins:
- the LOC136521009 gene encoding uncharacterized protein: MAGMAAAAGSSSTSGAAMLCGKEEKVLGVQKAPGSCPYCGGGVAATDVEAKWVLCCLPLCLRTKRRFACTACARRLVTYPDILHD, encoded by the coding sequence ATGGCGGGGATGGCTGCGGCAGCAGGGTCGTCGTCGACGTCCGGCGCGGCGATGCTGTGCGGAAAGGAGGAGAAGGTGCTGGGCGTGCAGAAGGCGCCCGGGAGCTGCCCCTACTGCGGCGGCGGGGTGGCGGCCACGGACGTGGAGGCCAAGTGGGTGCTCTGCTGCCTGCCGCTCTGCCTCAGGACCAAGCGGAGGTTCGCCTGCACCGCCTGCGCCAGGCGCCTCGTCACCTACCCGGACATTCTGCATGACTAG